tgGAGAAATGGCTTCTCTTGTATCTGTAGGCTTGGATCCTTTTGAGTTTTGGAAACATTTTAGATACTGTGTTTGGTAAAAATCCTATAAGTACACCTACATTTTAGCAAACTGTTTTTCAGCTTTTACacctttaaaaatcttatttccaaACTGTATGAAGTggtaaaggattttttaaaaattgattttagagagagagtgagagacagagcgATCAGTTGTTCCACTTACCTACGCAGTCCTTGGCTGATTCTTGTCCATGCCTTccccagggatcaaaccctgcACCCTCGGTGTGTAGGGacaacactctgaccaactgagctacacagccagggtgtgaaatgttttttaaaacagctaATTTTAAGAGTATATCCACAATGAAATATAGTTCAGCCTTATTTCCACATATGAATAGGTGACCACTTGAAAGAAGTATGGTTAAGATGTGATCTAAGGTTGTCATTTGATACCCTTGTTGATCTCAGCTGTGATTTCAAGTCAATTGGGCATTGAAAATAAACTGCCGGTCCAGTAGAGATATGCAGATAGTGACAACTAGCACAGAAAATAGTGGAAAGAGGGTAGGATTTGGAGTGAAAAGGCTGAGGTCAAAGTCAGCTAGTTTTATCCCTTTTGCAAGTTATATCTGAGACTTAGTTTCCACATGTATAAATTTGCCAATAATTTGCCATCTCAACCACCTCTTAGTGCTGATGAGAGGATCAAATGAGGATAATGCATACCACTAACCCTAAAACAGTGGACAGTTACTGGGATTGTTCTCAATGTTGTGCTTTGGACTTGGAGACATTCAGCTTTCATGGAaatcatatacatgtatatgaaggaaataaattattttcataaagtcTGATTCTCTAAGGGGGGGTTCATGTAAACTTGCATTTGTTTGTGGGTCATAGTGGATATTAGAGGAAATTAGGGcactatataaaaaataatcatgtCATAAGCACAGAAGATCCTGGTACACTCTAGATTTTGTTGTGCTCTGCACATCATTCAAGAGCAAGGTGATATTTGAGTGCATGTGAGATGACAAACTAATAAAAATGGATAAGAACAATgaagatatttaatgaaatatatcttGCTCAATGCCTACTATCAAAGGTTAAAAGAGGAAGATATTCTTCAATGCCAATATTATTTGTTACTATTGGCCCATGATAAATTCGAAGGataaagtaacaacaaaaaagcacATCTACTATCCTTGACTCCTTCACTTAAGTTTGAAATATTTGGCCAGTGGTTAATCATCCTCGCAGGTTTAAGAACTTATTATGTGCAGAAAGCTATTCTGGATggtgaaataaatacaaatgcatTTTCTCTCAAGGAatcaagagaaatagaaagaaaaaaaatgagttctgagaaagaaaaaaaaaaacagagcccagATGCATTTGTGAGTGAGGCTACATTTATTACAAGAGAAGGAGAGCCGGGTAGGCAATGCTCAGGTGCCCCTCTGTGCAGCCTTCTAACAAACCCCGCCAGTAAGCGGGCACGGTAACACCTGCCTGCGTAGGTCACCCTCACCCTCTGCCATTCTACCATTAGAGATCCATTCTTTTGAATCCTAAAGTTTTTACTAATATTCTAAAGTTGCCCCTTAAAATATAAATCTCCCGGGGAGAAGTGTAGATGATACTTTAAGCTAACAAACACCTAAATCATCTTTCCCTGCTCAGCAGAGATTGTTCTTACCCTGCTGAGACCAAGAAGGGGAACGAGATGGACACCTGAGAGAGGAGAACGTGAAcagcaaaggaagaaagggaCACAGATCAATGACCCAGTGAGGTGAGACCCCAAAGCACTTTGACAGCTTTGCCTGGGAACAGTCTCTCCTGCTTCATGTCTGTGCTGGTGGGGCATCGTGCCACCGATTCTAGCCTCTGCTCTCAGACTTTCAGGCTCTGTCTGTCTGGCCTTACCCATATTCCCTTCCTGTCATGGAAGCCAGCTGAATTCAGACTAGGCTGCTAAACATGGTCTGTTTAGGTTGGTTTACCATGTTTACTGGGATGGTAAACATGGCACtggaaggaaaagcaggagaCTTGAGTTCTTTGTGACTCAGAGCCATTCGGATTGTCTATAGACTTCGATTGTCACATTCGTAAAAGGAGAGAACAGATTACATCCCTGTACTGCTCTGGGTTTCTCCCTTTCCTTGCTAACTCTTCTCCTATCTCTTGCCACTGTAATTAAGTCTCTACCACAGGTGTTAAAAAACAGAGCAGCTCCCAAAAGGTGGAAATAACACAAATGTCCATGGATGAGTGGACAAACAAAAGGTGGTATATACATACAGCAGAATataattcagccttaaaaaacaGGAATGTGTAATAtttactacaacatggatgaaacttgaagacattatgctaagtgaaataagccagatgcaaTAGATCAaatgtgtgattccacttatatgagttCCTTAgcgtagtcaaattcatagagacagaaagtagaatagatgTTACCAGGGccaagggctgggggagagggagcagggagttATTTTTAATGGGCACCGAATTTTAGTTTGGGCTGATGAAGAATTCTGGAGATGAATGGTGCTGACAGCACTGTGAATATAATTAAGgtcactgaattatacactttataatttttctgttctatttttattgtattttttcattatgaaCTGTACActctaaaatacttaaaatgatacattttatattatgtatattttaccacaaaactATGTTAACAAACAAGCCAACCTGGAAGCCCACAGTGGAAACCCCGGCTGAAGacctattttgtgtgatatgccTAATGCCTTGCCCCTGACTTTCCTGTGCATTTGTTTGAGTTTTGACCAATCCTCAGTCTCTCCCTGCATGACAGGACCCCCTCCATAGTCTTCTCCAAGGAGTACTCTCTGTTTTGCCTCAACATACACACTTTTGGACCTGGGCTAGTATCTGCATTCCCCCAGCTCTTGTCAAGCAAAACTCTATCTCTGCCCCTTTGCCCGCACTCTGGAGCTGTCACTGCAACCCCAGGTCTTGCCTCCCCTCTATGTTCAGTATGGACATTGCCTGGAACTGCCCAGTTCTATGAAGTATGTCCATGTGTAGCCTGTACCCACAGCCTCCATCCTCCCCCATGACTTCGCTGTTATTATATCGGCTCTTCAATCTCAGGGAGACCCCATTctctcagccccttccccagcacccACTCTGTCCCTCAGGGTGTCACACAGTTGTGTGAACTGGTAGCACTACATATTGGCTAATTGTCTGCAACGCCAACTAAGCCCAAAGGGAAGCCGAGCAAGTCCTTTTCTACAAGTCTGTTGGTGACTTCCTCTTACACTCTTTAGAAAGGGACTCTCTTTAAGCCTGGTTCCTTATCACTTTAGGCCTCTATATTGCCATGTAATAGAGTGCTGTTGCATCATGTTCCAGCATAGTTCTGCAGGAACAACTCTCATCTTTAATTGCCCTTCCTGCACCCAGCCCCAGAAgtctctgctccctctgctccaaGTTTCTGCACCAGCAGGTCTCACTGTCCAGCATGTGCTTCTTTCTGCTTTGTCTGCCAAACTGCTATGGGTTCTTCAGGTCTCAGGTGGGGCCTCAGCTCTGAGAAAGCATTCGCTAGCATGCTTACTCCAGGCTGCAGGAGGAgcctgtgcacccccatagcaTCTTCTGCTCATTCCTACTATCATAACTACTATAGTTTCCCCAGATGTGACACTCAGGAGGGCAGGGATGATGGCTTATTCATTATGGCATCCTCAGAATCTGATACAGGGCCTGCAACAATAAAACTGGCTTAATAAGTCACTGAATATACTTTTTCAAACACTAGGTTATAGGTTTGGACATTGAACTGTGAGTGACTTCTGGGCGTCTTTAGGAGCCAGCAACATGACAGAAGATATCAAgaccaaaatgaaaaattacaagaCTGCCCCTTTGGACAGTCGCTTCCCCAACCAGAACCAGACCAAGAACTGCTGGCAGAACCACCTGGATTTCCACCTCTGTGAGAAGGCCATGACCGCTAAAGCCGGTGATGTCTCCATGTATGAATGGTACTGGCGTGTGTACAAGTCCCTTTGCCCCATATCCTGGCTGTTGGCCTGGGATGACCGTGGGGCAGCATGCACATTTCCTGGGAAGATCTGAACTGGCTGCACCCCACCTGTCCTCTGCCCTCCATCCTTCTTCCAGGGAGGTGAAGGAGGACCTGGGTGCGTCCCACCCTAAGATCTTGGATCATAgcttaattaataataaatacttgttagaAAGGTGTAAAAAATGGTTACAGGTTTGGTCTAATAGATGAGAATTTGGCTTACAATTTTACTTCTGTGagtttgttatgtttttataagTCCCTTTTACTTAATCTTGTTTTTAAACCAATGACTAGTTAATTTTAATACTTGTATATCAATTAGAATTTAGGTTGGCTGCACATAACAGAAAATCCTCAAGTAACATTAGCATTAACCAAATAGAGGTTTTATCCTTATTCTATATAAGTTCAAGTACAAACAATGTTGGGCTGATAGGTGTCTCACTCCAAATCTGCAGAGATCGATTTTCTTCagcttcacttcccctctccccaggttGTACCACTGCCTTTGTGGTCCGAGAAGGAGGATAGACTTGAACTCCAGCCAGCAGCatgagaggaagaaataaagggagGGTACAGGGCACCTACCTGCTCTCTTTCTGGGAGTTCCTCAGCAGCTCACATCCAACACTTTGGCTTACCTACTGTTGAGCCAACTCAATTGTGCTTAGCTGCAAAGGAGGCTGAGATACAGGATTTATTTTAGCATCCATGTGCCCTGCTAAACATTCTACtggtgaggaagaagagaagaaatgaatttgGGGAGACAAAAAGAAGGGTAGGCCATACCTGAGTTTAAAATGATACATAAATACAGTAGTCTGCCCTGGTCCACCTGGGGATACGATCTAAGGCCCCTGTGGTGCCTGAAATCTCACACGGCACTGACtcctatgtaaaatgttttttttttccttaaacatcCATACCTACGATGaagtttaattcataaattaggcatagtaagagattaataacATAATCAAATAATTATAACAGCACTCTCTAGCAACTTTAATACATTTTAGTCCACACCTGTTCCTAAGCGCGCACACCACCCCTCACCTAAGGTGAATGGCTTGCTGTCACCCGCCCCCCAggctcagggctttctggtgcaGCATAGGAGGTCAAGCAGGACATGTTTTTGTTTGCCTTCCACCCACAAATgtaatgccttttccatcttaactaagcaCTTATTATGTGCTGCAGCCCCCAGTTTTGCAGTTTGAGGTGAGCCCGCAAAACTAGCatgaattttatttgttcttcttcacaatttcatggAAGATTCATTCTTATCATAGATCTCAGCAATACCAGCATacgatttttttctttccctattaagttgagaactttcaccttttcacttaaagaaagcacttaTGGCCTCTCTTTGGCATGTCTGAGTTGCCAGCATCACCAcccttgcactttggggccattagtAAGTATAATAAGGTGACTTGATGATAAGCACTGTGATGCCTCGTAGTCGATCTCATCACCCAGACGGCTGCTAAGTGACTCCCGGCTGGGGTGCGTGTACAGTGTGAAGACGGTGGACACAGGGATGTTTCACATCCGATGGGAAGGACTGGGACTgtgcaagatttcatcatgctactcagaatgacTTGCAATTGAAaagttatgaattgtttatttctagaattttccatttaatatttcagactgtggttgatcacaggtaactgaaaccatgaaaagcaaaataagggAGGACTACTTATTGTGATGAACCTAGATTCATCAAAATCCTGATGAACCTAGATTTCAAATGTCTTCTTCCCATCTCTTAATCTCATTTGTCGAAAGAGCATGACATTTAGACCCAAGAGTTTTACACCAAGCAAGTCActaaatttccaattttttttcctgtgtgatggggtaaaaaatagaaagaaagaaaaaaaccccaaacccaagTGCTATCACCTTGTCCTTTTGGATGAGGCCCCTGAGATGGGTAAGGGGAGTGGCGGCAGAGGGTGTAAGCAGAGAGAAGGGCTCAACACTAACAAAGGGAGGAGTTCACATCTCAGCGTGTGTCTCGGCTGGGCCCTGGATCCCACCGGCTGGATTTGCCCTGCCCTGTTTTTCCCTCAGCTCTGGGGAGTGTTCACCTCTCCTTTCATCAAGCACCTGCAGTTCCACCCCAGGAAGCTGGAGGTCTCTATTCCACCACGGGCCACTGTGGACGCAGGTTAGCACTGGGTGTCAGTTGACACCCTTCTCCAACCACCCAAGGGGAGGTGATCATCAAAGGCCACACAACAATCTCTGCAAGGGGCAGAGTGCAGATGCTGCCTGCCTGAGACCCCAGTCTGCCCTTCATAAACCTGCTCTGGTGTATTACTAGGTTGGTCAGCTCAGCCACTAGCCCAAATGTCAAGCCCTTTACTCGCCTATTCTCTCTTTTACTCTCATTCCTGTGTTCCTCTGTGCTTCTTCCTTCCCAGTCCTATCTATTTACCTTccattatttttcctccttcacaGTCCCTTCTAGTGTCCTCAGAAACCCTGGTTCTTCCCGTGGCTttgtcctgttttctttcttccctgtaaATTAGCTTCCCCAAATCTCTAACCTCACCACAGGACCAGCCTTCCTTCCATCTGCCTTCCTCAGCTGAGGGTGCTCTGCTCCTGTCTCACCATCCCTCGTCCCTCGCTGCTCCCTCCCAGTAggctccttcctcttttcctgtcaCTTGCAAGAAAGAGTTCCCTTGCTTTGGAAAAGAACACCCTTGTCTTTGCTGCTGtagccctttcctttcttctgtcacCACCTGAGGACTGCACAGCATGCACTGCTTCACCATCACTCTTGGCTAATTCCTTGTTGTCATGGTGTAGTGTACccaccacatcttttttttttttttttaaattaacgtGTTGATGTCATCAATGACCTCCAGATTACTCTTTGATTGTAACATGACACCATTGTCATTGCCCTTTCATCAAAATTTTCTCTTGCTCCTATCATACTGCATAATATGGTTCTTCGCTTATCTTTTACAAAGAGTCTAATCAGGAATAAATGTAAATCACTAATGTTTAGTGAGCACTTATTTTGTGTCATGCAGAATATAAGGTGCTTTGTATGGATCATTTCACCAAACCTTTGTATTAACTCTATGAGGCCAATGaaattattatccccactttacagataagaaaaccacGGCTTGTGGGCTTACAAAGGTAACTGATGTGCTCAAGATGACAGAGCTAGTAAGAATTAGCAAGCTACATTTATGGAATTCCAAAGCAATGCTTTTTGCCAATACAGTATATTACATTCACTCTAGCTGTTGTTCCTCTTGTCTTGATTTCACCTTAAATGAGAATGTCCTAGGATTGTCTACAGCCATTTCCTTTCACAAGAAAGCATTTTGATTTCCAGGGGGtgaacttctttctttctttctctcctgtttattacagaacattttaaacataCGTAATGATAGAGAGATTTGTACAATGTACCCCATCCCCAGGTCCCAACACCCAAGCTCCCAAACCATCCCTTTATGGCCTGTCCACGTGCCTCTCCAGGTTCATCTGCACCACACTATTCCCATGCTCTCTCCTGCTGGGTTATTTTGAAGCACATCTCAGAAATCATATCAGTTCATCTGTAAATACtgcagtatatattttaaaaactataaggTCTCTCTTTACGAATGCCTTAACCATAAAACATTACTGTGTCTAAAAGTAGAAAAGAATCCCTTTATATCAGCAAACACCCAATTAGATAAAATTTCCTCCAGTGTCTCATTAATTCCTTGAAGAGTTGGTTTGTTCAGATCAGGATCCTAAAAGGGTTTACAAGTCACACTTGATTGATGTGGCtctttacatctttaaaaaaatatttagattcctttttcctctctttttttaccCCTTGCAATCTGTATGTAGAAAGCACCAGCTAACATCCTATTAGTCAGATCTGGTgattcaagttcttttttttttttttttttggcaagcaGATTTCATAGGTTAAATTACTAACTTCCACCAGGAATCTCCTTTATTGAGGTGGCTTCTAAACCTACGTTCAGCTTCATTCCTTCATATTCAGCTAACTGATCACCCCACTGAGATATCCTGTCACCATCCCCAAATCAACATGCcccaaaaacaaatttatttcctaCACGCAATCCTCCCCTCTTGACACCTGCTCTGTTTCTGCAGTTTCTATTGTCCTTTTAATCACTTGGGCCATGTTCCACTTTCCCTAAGCTCCAACATTCAGCCACAAAGACCTCCCAGTTGTTTCTCTACAGAGTGTCAGCATCTGACTCTCACACCCACTGCCCTGTGCAGGCTTTAGAAATATTACAAGACCCTTCCCCATCTGGCCTTTCCCCCTCAGCTTCACTCCATAAACTGCCATTGGATTAACCATTTAGGCATCATGTGCTCCTTACTATGTATTTCCTACTCTCAAACCATCAATGAGTACCCACTACTTTTGGAATAAAGTTGAAATTACTGAGAGCTCTCCAACACAATCTGGTCCCAACCTAGTTTCCaacctgcaccccccccccccaacagttCACTTTGCTGAGGAATAGATGTTTTCATATAGGTGTGGAAACAAAGAAACTTGCAAATGTTTAGAACAATGTTGAACATTGGAGATTCAAATGAACAATTATCCTAGCACTGGAATAAGCAAGACTTCTCTCTGAGAGACATCCTAGGTTTGTCTCACAGGACACCTAGGGGAGGGGAAGCTGCCTGTCACCCTAGCAAAACACTGCCTGCTAGCTTTCTCAACTTTCCTAATATGATATTTACACTACTACCTGTTTGTCTGGTCCTAAAACATGTGACTAGCTTTTGACCAGTAACAACCACCTCTGCTTTGCCCTCATGTCACTGGCTCTCGTTAAAAGCCAAACACACGAACACCCAACAACACAAAGAACTTTCGGTTGAGAGAGGGACATTCAGGAAAATTTCTCTAGGAGACATGATATTTGTCCATTCTTCCAAGAACTTTTCAAGGTAGACCAGCAAATAGCTGCATCCTAGGTGACCTCTAACCAAGATGCTCTTGAACGTTGCCCTGGCTGACACTGATCCTCCCAGGGCCACAGCTCACCTGCTCCTGCAGGACACTGCCTTAACAATTCTGGCAGAACAAACTGACCCTCCGAGAGCCTGTGTGCCATCGTTCATTCCATGGGAAGAGCTATGTGTTTATAGTGTTCCTTTCACTCTGGTCATCAGGAGGCTGAGATACAGTTTCGCAGCTCGGTAACTGGTTAATCCTTTTCATTAGCAACTTTATATTTGCCCCTAGACTCTGATTTCAGTTTCTGTTTCTACTTTAATAATTATGTGTTGTTATTCATCTCACATTACGCATTTTGGAATGAGCCAGTGTGTAagtgaagtaaataaaatgctACCACGTTCCTCCACCCAGGCAACCTCACGTGATTTACCTCAGGTGACTCCCCATTTGCCAATTCTGTGCACTCTCATTAGAAGGCTTTCCCACCCTGCTCTTCCACTGGTTCCCTCCCCAGAGCCCGCCCGTCCGGGGTATTTGAGTCTGAAGGTGCTTCCTCCCTCACAGACGGCATTGgctgccccagcccagagccagccttccttcctctgaAGGCCTTTTGCGTTGTTTGTACACTGCTCGCTCGTTAAACCACTTCCCATACACTGACATTTACTATTGGTTTTatacacatcttttaaaaattaaaaataatatgtatacatAGTACAAAATTTGAATGTACGGGAAAGGTTGCACAAAGGACAGGTATTCTTTCACCCCTAACTGCTTCTGAGGCAACTACTGCTACTTCTTTGTGTAGCATGCCAGGCATGCCTATGTATTCACAAACACATGGGGATACTCATACACAAGTACACACAAACATAAActcatgtatatatgtgtgtgcttaTAAATCCTTCCATCCTTTTTTCTCACGGCTCCGAACATACCATATATACTCATCTGCATCTACACTTTTTTGCATATAACTGTACAGCTTGATGATTATAGCAATTAGTACATAAAAATCTATCTCATTCTGTGTAGCTTCTATCATAAAGATAAAACCGCACTTTATTCAATTAGTTATGCCATCATAGTCTATATCTGTCTGATTAAATGTACTCTTTCTGACAGCAATGGAGGGAATATGTCTGCACTTAACATATTCCTCCACAATTCCAGAATATAGCACCTTCCACATAGGAAAAACTCAGTAATCACTGATTGTCAGTGTTATCAATCAGTAAATAATCAACTAGTAAGTAattctattatataaaaatattttagaagtaacTCCAGAAAGTCTTCTAGCATTATCCAATCAGGCATGTCTGTCTTTCACTGAAATTTTCTTTGTTATAATATACCTGTGGTATTGTCTACAGCATATTTTAGGAAGGCTTGACCTTGAGGCATACTAAGTGTCAGCTCCCAaagagaagggcagagggggCCGAGGTCTCATATCTAGAGACAAGAGCAGGGACCCTGCAGGACTAGGAGagctggccctgggagagagcacAGCAGTGCTTGAGGGAGTCAGCCTCAGTTCTGCTCACAGGAGGCAAGGTCTTCACTGTGGGATGGTCAAAGGGCAAGGGGAGCCGGCAAGAGCTGGTCTCAGGGAAGGAGGAGTTAGAAAGTGCCAGGGCCTTTGTTGTATGTGTCCTGTTCTTTAAAAGGATTAtgcaacagccctggctgggtacaccaaaaggctgtgggtttgatttcgggtcagagcacatgcctgggttatgggttccatccttggttggggtgcatgcaggaggcaactgatcgatgggagagacatcaatgtttctctatgtctctctcattaaaaaaaagaaaaattaaaatagataaataagtaaataaatgaactatACTACATCCATATTCATAGTAATATTATTCACAAAAGCTACGAGGTAGAAACGATACAAGtttccatcaacaggtgaatatata
This DNA window, taken from Phyllostomus discolor isolate MPI-MPIP mPhyDis1 chromosome 7, mPhyDis1.pri.v3, whole genome shotgun sequence, encodes the following:
- the LOC114514873 gene encoding cytochrome c oxidase subunit 6B1-like, giving the protein MTEDIKTKMKNYKTAPLDSRFPNQNQTKNCWQNHLDFHLCEKAMTAKAGDVSMYEWYWRVYKSLCPISWLLAWDDRGAACTFPGKI